TCGCCGAGGGTTGGAGCCCAAGCCAGCGGCCGATGACGACGAGTCATCCTCGACAGAGACCGACGACCAAGGCGATGCAGTCGGTCTCCGCAAGGACACCGCCGAAACCGTCGGATAACGAACCGCTGAACGGACACGATGCCCCTGCACTCGGGCTTCGTGTCCGTTTCTGCGTTCAGGGACAAGTCCTGGCGGCGATGCAGGTGCCGCTACTTTTCGTAAAGCTTCTCCACCAGTGAGGAGAAGTCTTTAACCACCGCGGCCCGCTTGAGCTTGAGCGACGGCGTCAAGTGGCCGGATTCGACGCTGAGATCTGCGGTGATAAAACCAAATTTACGGATGGATTCAGCTGAGGACACCAGAGTGTTGGCTTCGTCCACCGCCAACTGAATGGCCGCACGCACGTGCTCGTCCCTCGCGGCTTCACCGGGGGACATGAGCTCACGCTTGTGCTCGGCGCACCAGTCTGCGAGCCCTTCTGGATCCAGGGCCACCAGCGCTGCGACGAACGGCCTGCCGTCGCCCACCACCACGGCCTGTCCCACTAGCCGGTGCTCCCTAAGTTTCTCTTCAAGGGGACCCGGAGCAACGTTCTTGCCGCCGGCCGTGACCAACAGGTCTTTCTTCCTGCCTGTGATGGTCAGGAACCCGTCCGGATCGAGCTCGCCGAGGTCTCCTGTGCGGAAGAAGCCGTCCACGAAAGCCTCAGCATTGGCGTCCTCGTTCTTGTGGTAGCCCTTGAACACACCGATTCCCTTGACCAACACCTCGCCATCCGTTGCCACACGGATGGTGGTGCCAGGCAACGGAATGCCAACGGTCCCAATCCGGGACATGCTTGGCGTGTTGACCGTGCAAGGCGCAGTGGTTTCAGTCAAGCCGTAGCCCTCAAGGACAGGGATCCCCGCGCCGTGGAAGAAATGGTTCACCCGGAGGCTGAGCGGGCTGGCACCGGACACGGTGTACCCAACGGCACCGCCAAACACCTCCCGCACCTTGGGGTAGAGGAGCTTGTTGAATGCCGAGTGCTTGAGGCCCAGGAACCAACCCGGACCGGGTCCCTCCCCGCGCTGGGCGAGGTCTACCGCCGTCGAATATTCCACCGCGGTTTCTGACGCTGCGGCGAACAGCCCGGACTTACCTGACATGGCTGCTTTGTGTCCGGCCCCTGCGTAGACCTTTTCGAAGATACGGGGAACTG
This window of the Arthrobacter sp. StoSoilB5 genome carries:
- a CDS encoding AMP-dependent synthetase/ligase, which produces MREASTELLVEADETTNVTDLLLERCAKDPFGNLYAHKTANGWLNVPAARFLADVQALAKGLIAGGVNPGDPVAVLSHSSFEWTLVDFAIWMAGGVTVPIYETSSAGQIEWILADSGARRIFVEDTSKADLVHALVEKSTALGEDPVTIIRMEHDGEAPNLTSLAAVGIGIMDAELERQRSAANLSDVASIVYTSGTTGKPKGCEITHGNFVLVARNVIPFLPELLMQHGARTLMFLPLAHVLARAVQVVCLTAGITLGHSSGANGLMADLGAFKPTFLLAVPRIFEKVYAGAGHKAAMSGKSGLFAAASETAVEYSTAVDLAQRGEGPGPGWFLGLKHSAFNKLLYPKVREVFGGAVGYTVSGASPLSLRVNHFFHGAGIPVLEGYGLTETTAPCTVNTPSMSRIGTVGIPLPGTTIRVATDGEVLVKGIGVFKGYHKNEDANAEAFVDGFFRTGDLGELDPDGFLTITGRKKDLLVTAGGKNVAPGPLEEKLREHRLVGQAVVVGDGRPFVAALVALDPEGLADWCAEHKRELMSPGEAARDEHVRAAIQLAVDEANTLVSSAESIRKFGFITADLSVESGHLTPSLKLKRAAVVKDFSSLVEKLYEK